The following DNA comes from Gemmatimonadaceae bacterium.
CTGTCGTCGTCGGCAGCGCGCTCCATCACGTAGCGGTGTGCGTAACGGGCGTAGCAATACGCGCATCCGAAAGCGCAGCCTACGTACGGGTTGATGGACCAATAACCCATGCCGGTGACCTCCGGCCCGTTGAGAATGCTCTTCGCCGGTGATCCATAGTATCTGATGTCCTTCTGCACGCCGACCACCGGGAGAAGGCGCGCGTCTCTCTCGAACGCGTCACCGAACAGTCCGGCCTGTGCGAGCCGCCGCCCCCTGGTCGCCTTCTTTCGCCGCCCCGCCATACCCGAATATAACCCGAAACCAATCCAAGACGCGAGGGATGAAGCTATTTTCCCCGCGTGACTGAGCTTTTATCGGACATCGCAATACAGCGAGAGCTGGGATCTCTGAGCGGCTGGGCACGGCGGGGCGGTGCCATCGTCAAGACTTACCAGTTCAAGACTTTCCCCGAGGGTATCGCTTTCATCGGGCGGGTGGCTGATCAGGCCGAAGCGGCGAACCACCACCCGGACATCGACATTCGCTACACGAAGATCATCTGCTCGCTGAGCACACACGACTCAGGCGGAGTCACGCAGAAGGATTTGGATCTTGCGCGGTCGATGGACTCAGTACTAGAGGACAACTGAGAAAAGCTTCGCCACAGAGACTCAGAGCACTCAGAGAAAGCTTTTTGGGGGAACTGTTCACGCCGCTCGGGACTCAATCGCGACACT
Coding sequences within:
- a CDS encoding 4a-hydroxytetrahydrobiopterin dehydratase codes for the protein MTELLSDIAIQRELGSLSGWARRGGAIVKTYQFKTFPEGIAFIGRVADQAEAANHHPDIDIRYTKIICSLSTHDSGGVTQKDLDLARSMDSVLEDN